A single genomic interval of Adhaeribacter pallidiroseus harbors:
- a CDS encoding MBL fold metallo-hydrolase encodes MKDFFTLGFVLLLLLCGFRTTGYGQTGKPSKTAGPSPSKSILEQIKKHTTGTAIWWTGHNGWLIKSGDLLISTDLALEYGGRSAPTPVSALEIAPELDIYLVTHAHSDHFDPKTAKIFIKNSKCIFVLPESCLKTAQELGIPQERIRVAKPREPFELLGAKIEPIRAIHGNANFAVYFEANLQDCGYVITIGGKRFLQPGDSVLLEDQLFQEKIDVLFFSPTEHNTYIDNSVMLINRLSPSYILPQHHSTMTYDERDRFWAKGYPAEVKIRLSKPLQDRYHILEQGGYLEIK; translated from the coding sequence ATGAAAGATTTTTTTACACTTGGTTTCGTGTTGCTGCTACTACTATGTGGTTTTAGAACAACTGGCTACGGTCAAACCGGAAAGCCTTCTAAAACTGCTGGTCCTAGTCCATCCAAATCTATCTTGGAGCAAATTAAAAAACATACCACCGGAACGGCTATTTGGTGGACCGGGCACAATGGCTGGTTAATTAAATCAGGAGATTTATTGATTAGTACCGATTTAGCTTTGGAATATGGTGGCAGAAGTGCACCAACTCCGGTTTCTGCGCTGGAGATTGCTCCGGAACTGGATATTTATTTGGTTACTCACGCGCACAGCGACCATTTTGATCCCAAAACCGCCAAAATATTTATAAAAAATTCGAAATGCATTTTTGTGCTGCCAGAGAGTTGTTTGAAAACTGCTCAGGAATTAGGAATACCGCAGGAACGGATTCGGGTAGCGAAACCAAGAGAGCCTTTTGAACTACTCGGTGCCAAAATAGAACCCATCCGGGCCATTCATGGCAACGCTAATTTCGCGGTGTATTTCGAAGCTAATTTACAGGATTGTGGTTACGTAATAACCATTGGCGGCAAACGCTTTCTCCAACCCGGCGATTCGGTTTTACTGGAAGATCAGCTTTTTCAGGAAAAAATTGATGTACTCTTTTTCTCCCCTACCGAACATAATACATACATCGATAACTCCGTAATGCTGATAAACCGGCTTTCGCCAAGCTATATTTTACCCCAGCACCACAGCACCATGACTTACGATGAACGAGATCGGTTCTGGGCCAAAGGCTACCCAGCCGAAGTAAAAATAAGACTTTCGAAACCTCTGCAAGACCGGTATCATATTTTAGAGCAAGGTGGTTACCTGGAAATAAAATGA
- a CDS encoding molybdopterin molybdotransferase MoeA — protein sequence MITVDEAFARIIAQKIELPVTELSLEEAVGKVLGEPIYADRDFPPYHRVTMDGIAIRYEAYQAGEDTFRVEGLQLAGAPAQTLTSKDECLEVMTGAILPKNTDTVIRYEDVSITERRGKRYAHILAAPKMRLQNVHQQGSDRRATDLLIPEGTILSPAEIAVAASVGKSSLKVAEAPRVAIISTGDELVEVTQTPLPHQIRKSNSYMLQAALREQGVTADVFHLADDKALLLNELSEKLKKYAVLVLSGGVSKGKADYIPEILQELGVEQLFHEVAQRPGKPFWFGKHAAGPVVFALPGNPVSTFVCYYKYIQPWLRTVLGAAPAWNLQAHLTTEVTFNPKLTYFLPVKIFITANGIWRAQPITIGGSGDFAGLLAADGFLELPPDQMKFSAGESFPLICFRG from the coding sequence ATGATAACAGTCGACGAAGCTTTTGCCCGAATAATTGCCCAAAAAATAGAGCTGCCCGTTACCGAGCTGAGCCTGGAAGAAGCTGTTGGAAAAGTACTGGGTGAACCTATCTACGCGGACCGGGATTTTCCACCGTACCACCGCGTAACCATGGATGGCATTGCCATTCGGTATGAGGCTTACCAGGCCGGCGAAGATACGTTTCGGGTGGAAGGCCTGCAACTAGCGGGCGCGCCTGCCCAAACCTTAACCAGCAAAGATGAGTGCCTGGAAGTAATGACCGGCGCCATTTTACCCAAAAACACGGATACGGTAATCCGCTACGAAGATGTAAGTATAACCGAACGCCGGGGAAAACGTTACGCGCATATTTTAGCCGCGCCCAAAATGCGGCTCCAGAATGTACACCAGCAAGGTTCCGACCGGCGCGCCACCGATTTACTGATTCCGGAAGGCACTATTTTATCTCCCGCCGAAATAGCCGTGGCCGCTTCGGTTGGTAAATCGAGTTTAAAAGTTGCCGAAGCGCCTCGGGTAGCCATTATCTCTACCGGCGATGAGTTGGTGGAAGTTACCCAAACGCCTTTACCGCACCAAATTCGTAAATCGAACAGCTATATGTTGCAGGCTGCCCTGCGCGAACAAGGCGTAACCGCCGATGTGTTTCATTTAGCCGATGATAAAGCTTTATTATTAAATGAACTGTCGGAAAAATTAAAAAAATATGCGGTGCTGGTGTTGAGCGGCGGCGTCAGTAAAGGCAAAGCCGATTATATACCGGAGATATTGCAGGAGTTAGGCGTAGAACAACTGTTTCACGAGGTAGCGCAACGGCCCGGGAAGCCGTTTTGGTTCGGGAAACACGCAGCAGGGCCGGTGGTTTTTGCCTTGCCGGGTAATCCGGTTTCTACGTTTGTTTGTTATTATAAATACATCCAGCCCTGGTTGCGGACTGTTCTGGGAGCCGCGCCCGCCTGGAACTTGCAAGCGCATTTAACTACCGAAGTCACTTTTAATCCCAAGCTGACTTATTTTTTACCAGTAAAAATTTTTATTACCGCCAACGGCATCTGGCGGGCGCAACCCATTACGATTGGCGGTTCCGGCGATTTTGCCGGTTTGCTGGCAGCCGATGGATTTCTGGAACTTCCCCCCGACCAAATGAAATTTTCGGCGGGTGAATCCTTTCCGTTGATTTGTTTTAGAGGGTAA
- a CDS encoding Nif3-like dinuclear metal center hexameric protein, whose translation MTLPKNNSNFLTSITDRRAFLSSLTKAVGASVLLTSPFVSQAEILNSPPQSYTVKQIIDLFLKEIPEAPFEKTVDTLKSGSMDIKVTGIVTTMFATVEVIRKAIDLKANFIIAHEPTFYSHQDDTDWLQKDEVYQYKADLLKQHNIAVWRNHDYLHTHKPDGVMAGLVAALSWQKYVQPESSARFVLPATFFKDVVAHVKSKLNIQMVRYLGEPTQSCRKVLLLPGASGAKRHIAEIEKEKPDVVLVGEAQEWETVEYVRDARAKGDKISLVLLGHAVSEEPGAEWMATWLKSKVPGLKVMHVVSKNPLSFM comes from the coding sequence ATGACCTTACCCAAAAATAATTCTAACTTTTTAACCAGTATCACCGATAGAAGGGCCTTTCTATCTTCCTTAACCAAAGCCGTGGGAGCTTCGGTATTACTAACCAGCCCGTTCGTTTCTCAGGCCGAAATTTTAAATTCTCCGCCGCAATCGTATACGGTAAAGCAAATTATTGATTTATTCTTAAAGGAAATACCGGAAGCGCCTTTCGAGAAAACCGTAGATACGCTAAAATCGGGCAGTATGGATATTAAAGTTACCGGCATTGTCACGACGATGTTCGCTACCGTGGAAGTAATCCGGAAGGCCATCGACTTAAAAGCTAACTTCATTATTGCGCACGAGCCCACTTTTTATAGCCACCAGGATGATACTGATTGGCTGCAAAAAGACGAGGTATACCAGTACAAAGCTGATTTGCTAAAGCAGCACAACATCGCCGTTTGGCGTAACCACGATTACCTGCATACCCATAAACCCGACGGCGTCATGGCCGGACTTGTAGCGGCTTTAAGCTGGCAAAAATACGTTCAACCCGAATCTTCGGCCCGTTTTGTATTACCGGCTACTTTTTTTAAAGATGTAGTGGCTCACGTAAAATCTAAGTTAAATATCCAGATGGTACGCTACCTGGGAGAGCCTACGCAATCCTGCCGGAAAGTATTGCTTTTGCCCGGAGCCTCTGGCGCCAAAAGACATATCGCGGAAATAGAAAAGGAGAAGCCCGATGTCGTGTTGGTGGGCGAAGCGCAGGAATGGGAAACCGTAGAATACGTGCGCGATGCCCGGGCCAAAGGCGATAAAATTTCGCTGGTATTACTGGGGCACGCCGTGAGCGAAGAGCCCGGCGCCGAATGGATGGCTACATGGCTTAAATCGAAGGTGCCTGGTCTTAAAGTAATGCACGTGGTATCCAAGAATCCGCTGTCTTTTATGTAG
- a CDS encoding DUF7009 family protein, with the protein MKLRIQGNSLRLRLSEAEVIQFADTGQVAETILFSPDETNALRYILQQTSGKEVSVRFSDNVITISIPELMAQKWTDTDLIGFDDLIDLGNEKQLRIVVEKDLECRH; encoded by the coding sequence ATGAAACTAAGAATTCAGGGAAACAGTTTGCGTTTGCGCCTTTCCGAAGCAGAGGTAATTCAATTTGCAGACACGGGTCAGGTAGCAGAAACCATCTTGTTCAGCCCCGATGAAACCAATGCCTTGCGCTATATTTTACAACAAACTTCCGGCAAAGAAGTTAGCGTACGTTTTTCCGACAATGTTATTACGATTTCTATTCCGGAATTAATGGCCCAGAAATGGACCGACACCGATTTAATCGGGTTTGATGACCTGATTGATTTAGGCAATGAGAAACAGCTGAGAATTGTCGTGGAAAAAGATTTAGAATGCCGGCACTAA
- the moaC gene encoding cyclic pyranopterin monophosphate synthase MoaC, with translation MEPEKTFSHLDAAGNPAMVDVSAKSETKRTAVAQSIVVLGDEIMQHLTNGEIQTKKGPVFQTAIIAGTMGAKKTSDLIPLCHPLGLESCKFQIQVNEANEVVIQCIASLTGKTGVEMEALTGASVAALTIYDMCKAFSHDIVIKETRLISKTGGKSDYTGK, from the coding sequence ATGGAACCAGAGAAAACTTTTTCGCACCTGGATGCGGCCGGTAATCCGGCCATGGTAGATGTGAGCGCGAAAAGCGAAACCAAAAGAACCGCTGTGGCCCAAAGCATTGTCGTGTTGGGCGACGAAATTATGCAGCATCTTACTAACGGCGAAATTCAAACGAAGAAAGGTCCGGTATTTCAAACGGCGATTATTGCCGGTACCATGGGTGCCAAAAAAACTTCGGACTTGATTCCCTTGTGTCACCCCTTGGGTTTGGAAAGTTGTAAATTCCAGATTCAGGTAAACGAAGCCAACGAAGTAGTAATTCAATGTATAGCCAGCTTAACCGGTAAAACCGGGGTAGAAATGGAAGCGTTGACCGGGGCCAGTGTAGCGGCCTTAACGATTTACGATATGTGCAAAGCTTTTTCGCACGACATTGTTATTAAAGAAACCCGATTAATCAGTAAAACCGGAGGTAAAAGTGACTACACTGGCAAATAA